A single window of Sphaerodactylus townsendi isolate TG3544 linkage group LG05, MPM_Stown_v2.3, whole genome shotgun sequence DNA harbors:
- the KIAA0040 gene encoding uncharacterized protein KIAA0040 homolog, whose product MEQISSFFHSIGTFIHSKHQQGVYNTVCLAILLGLPVLIFLFSFFICCHCCCCSRQRKDSSSSGPAHGKKRKKKEEDLWISAQPKLLLLEKRASLLV is encoded by the coding sequence ATGGAGCAGATCAGCTCTTTTTTCCACTCCATCGGGACTTTCATCCACTCAAAGCATCAGCAGGGTGTCTATAACACTGTCTGCCTGGCGATACTGTTGGGGCTGCCTGTCCTTATCTTTCTCTTCAGCTTCTTCATCTGTTGCCACTGTTGCTGTTGCAGTCGGCAGAGAAAGGACAGTAGCAGTAGTGGCCCTGCCCacgggaagaaaaggaagaagaaagaagaggatctGTGGATTTCTGCCCAGCCCAAACTGCTCCTGCTAGAAAAGAGGGCATCCCTGCTGGTTTAG